One window from the genome of Hoplias malabaricus isolate fHopMal1 chromosome X2, fHopMal1.hap1, whole genome shotgun sequence encodes:
- the LOC136677121 gene encoding borealin-2-like isoform X1, with translation MAARKGRKMSNSVDSQFEGQHGVDKLRKRKLLFIQQFRKEAQERINEMEAKVEKLLATVDRAFKIELMKVPQSLHTTLIKDMMNAQESSVGEVTMAIASASPDISRPLSRKPSKKGKTSTSAALQKTGPIKTEEGTKRPVRKKMQNSNSTGNLRSASTINSTRTNSRVVKLSDQALVSGWKARSVSRSLSEDLSGNATALITTSHGETLLLSEENKDQVKLELLDDLALCQMQKIKELMEYLCNKVKMNQTQ, from the exons ATGGCTGCGCGGAAAGGGCGTAAAATGAGTAACAGTGTCGACTCTCAGTTTGAGGGACAGCACGGAGTGGACAAACTCAGGAAGAGGAAGTTGCTGTTCATCCAGCAGTTCCGGAAAGAGG CACAGGAGCGCATCAATGAAATGGAGGCCAAAGTGGAAAAGCTGCTGGCCACAGTGGACAGGGCTTTTAAGATAGAATTGATGAAGGTGCCTCAGTCGCTCCACACCACACTGATAAAGGATATGATGAACG CTCAGGAATCTTCTGTTGGGGAAGTCACCATGGCCATCGCT TCTGCATCTCCGGACATCAGCAGGCCTCTCAGCAGGAAACCAAGCAAAAAAG GAAAGACCAGTACCTCAGCAGCTCTACAGAAAACAGGACCGATTAAAACGGAGGAAGGCACAAAG AGACCAGTCAGGAAGAAAATGCAGAACAGTAACAGCACCGGAAATCTCAG AAGTGCCTCGACCATCAACTCGACAAGAACAAACAGCAGAGTGGTGAAGCTCAGTGACCAGGCGCTCGTGTCTGGGTGGAAAGCCAG ATCAGTGAGTCGGTCACTTAGCGAAGACCTCTCAGGGAACGCCACAGCTTTGATTACAACGTCTCATGGAGAG ACCCTGCTTCTGTCTGAGGAGAACAAAGATCAAGTTAAACTGGAGCTTCTGGATGATTTAGCTTTATGCCAGATGCAGAAGATCAAG GAACTGATGGAGTACCTCTGCAACAAGGTTAAGATGAATCAAACTCAGTGA
- the LOC136677121 gene encoding borealin-2-like isoform X2, whose amino-acid sequence MEAKVEKLLATVDRAFKIELMKVPQSLHTTLIKDMMNAQESSVGEVTMAIASASPDISRPLSRKPSKKGKTSTSAALQKTGPIKTEEGTKRPVRKKMQNSNSTGNLRSASTINSTRTNSRVVKLSDQALVSGWKARSVSRSLSEDLSGNATALITTSHGETLLLSEENKDQVKLELLDDLALCQMQKIKELMEYLCNKVKMNQTQ is encoded by the exons ATGGAGGCCAAAGTGGAAAAGCTGCTGGCCACAGTGGACAGGGCTTTTAAGATAGAATTGATGAAGGTGCCTCAGTCGCTCCACACCACACTGATAAAGGATATGATGAACG CTCAGGAATCTTCTGTTGGGGAAGTCACCATGGCCATCGCT TCTGCATCTCCGGACATCAGCAGGCCTCTCAGCAGGAAACCAAGCAAAAAAG GAAAGACCAGTACCTCAGCAGCTCTACAGAAAACAGGACCGATTAAAACGGAGGAAGGCACAAAG AGACCAGTCAGGAAGAAAATGCAGAACAGTAACAGCACCGGAAATCTCAG AAGTGCCTCGACCATCAACTCGACAAGAACAAACAGCAGAGTGGTGAAGCTCAGTGACCAGGCGCTCGTGTCTGGGTGGAAAGCCAG ATCAGTGAGTCGGTCACTTAGCGAAGACCTCTCAGGGAACGCCACAGCTTTGATTACAACGTCTCATGGAGAG ACCCTGCTTCTGTCTGAGGAGAACAAAGATCAAGTTAAACTGGAGCTTCTGGATGATTTAGCTTTATGCCAGATGCAGAAGATCAAG GAACTGATGGAGTACCTCTGCAACAAGGTTAAGATGAATCAAACTCAGTGA